TCAGGCTCACACCCGTGGGCAGGGCCCGGCGCAGGTCGGCTTCGGGGGGAAGGGGCAGCGCCGCTTGCCCCTCCGGTACCCCATCGGCGGCTCCGTCCGCCCCGGTGCTGCTGCCGTGCAGCAGCAGCTGCCAGCGGCTGCGGCCCGCCACCCTGGCCACGGGGGCGGGGGCCGGGCCGATCACCACCCAGCCGGCCGCCTCAACAGCGGGACGGATCCGTTCGGCCAGGGCGGCGGCGGCCGTGGCCGTGCCGCTGGGGGTGGGACCGGCCAGCCGCAGCAGGCAGGCCCGGCCGAAGGGCACCATGCCCCCCTGGCGGCGCAGCTCCAGTTCCTCGGCCAGGAAGGCGGCGTAGCGGCCGTCCACCAGGTGGCGGATCACCGGATGCTCGGGGCTGTAGGTCTGCACCAGAACCTCGCCGGGGCGTTCCCCCCGGCCGGCGCGGCCGGCGAGCTGCAGCAGCAGCTGCAGGCACTGCTCGGTGGCGCGCAGATCGGGCCGGTGCAGCAGGCCGTCGGCCGCCAGGACTGCCGCCAGGGTCACCCGGGGCAGGTCCATGCCCTTGGCCAGCATCTGGGTCCCTACCAGCACGTCCGCCTCGCCGGCCGCGAAGCGCTCCAGCAGGCGGCGATGACCATCCCGTCCCCGGGTGGTGTCCCGGTCGAAGCGGATCAGCCGCAGGCCCTCCAGTTCCGTCGCCAGCTGCTCCATCACCCGCTGGGTGCCGGCGCCGAAGGGCTTGAAGGCGGTGGACCCGCAGTGGCCGCAGCGATCGCCCATCTCCTGGCGGTGGTCGCACCAGTGGCAGCGGAGCCACTCCCGACCCTCGCGGCCGCCGGCCCGGGGGCCGCGGTGGACGGTGAGGGGCACGTCGCAGTGGGGACACTGCACCACCTCGCCGCAGCTGCGGCAGCTCAGGAAGGAGCGGTAGCCGCGCCGGGGCACCAGCACGACGGCCTGCTCGCCCCGCTCCTGCAGGGTCTCGAGCCGGGCCATCAGGGGGCGGCTGATCAGGCGGCGGTGCCCCTCCTCCAGTTCCTGGCGCATGTCCACCAGCCGCACCGGCGGCAGGGGCCGGCGGCCGATCCGCTCCGGCAGCGGCAGCAGGCGGGTGTCGGCAGGCTGGCCCCCGGGGCGCGGCTGGCAGCGCCACCAGGTCTCGAGGGAGGGGGTGGCACTGCCGAGCACCAGCCGGGCCCCCGTCTGGCGGGCCCGCAGCCGGGCCACCTCCCGGGCGTGGTAGCAGGGCATGGGGCTCTCCTGCTTGTAGGAGGCATCGTGTTCCTCGTCCAGCACGATCAGGCCCAGCTGGCCCAGCGGCAGAAAGACGGCGGAGCGGGTGCCCACCGCCAGGCAGGGCTCGCGGTGCCGGGCGGCCTCGAGGCAGCGCCGCCAGGTGACGACCCGCTCCCCGTCCCCCATGCCGCTGTGATATTCGATCACCGCGGGACCGAAGCGGCGCCGGCAGCGGTCGAGCAGCTGGGGGATGAGACCGATCTCCGGCGCCAGGATCAGCACGCTGCGCCCCGCCGCCAGCTCCCGGGCCGCGGCCTGCAGGTAGACCTCGGTCTTGCCGGAGCCGGTCACGCCCCAGAGCAGCAGGTTCTGGCCCGGCGGCGCCTCGGCGATGGCGGCCATGGCCGCGGCCTGGGCCGGACTGGGTGGCCGGGCGTTCTCCAGGGGGGCCGATCCAGCGCCCGCCCTGCCGCCGGTCAGGCCCGGGGCGCCGCCAGCCCTCGACGGGCCGCGGCCGGCCTCCCTCAGGAGCAGGCCCCGGCGCTCCATCGTGCCGATCAGGGAGCGGCCGAAGCCGGCCTCCTGCACCAGATCGCGCAGCAGCCGCGCCCCCCCGTGGCTGGCCAGGTGGTCCAGCAGCGCCTGCTGGCGGGGGGTGATGGACGCCGCGACTGCGGCCGGGTTGGGCCGCACGGTCCAGAGGGTCCGTCCCTGGCCGGGGGGACGGCGGGATTGCCCCAGCCAGCCCGGCGGCAGCGCGCTCTTGAGGGTGCGGAACAGGCCGCTGTGGCACTGCCGGGCCACGCCCTCCAGCAGGTCCTGCCAGAGCGGATCGATCGCGGCACTCTCCAGCACCGCCTCCACCGCCAGGATCGAGCGACCCTCCATCGCGCTCGGACAGGCGGCCGCCGTTGCCACCACCAGGCCGGTGTGGGGCCGCCCCTGCAGACGGACCCGCACCAGATCCCCCACCCCGATGGCCAGGCCCGAGGGGTTCGCGTAGGTGAAGGCCCGCCCCTCCCGGCCGGCCTCCAGCCACACCTCCAGCCAGCCCGGGGGGGCGGCTCCGGGTGGGGACGGTGAGGAGTTGGCCGGCAATCTTGCAAAGATCTCACGCCATTCCTAGGATGACGGCGTTGGGCCGCTCGAAAGGCTGCCGTCGGAACCGCGCAGAGTTCCGTCCACAGGGAAGACCCGCTGAGGATCCAGGGATTCACTCCCTCTTCACTCCTCCGGTCTGAGACCACCCGTGACAGCCCTGCACCGGCTCTGGCCGACGTCCACCATCCCAATCACGCTCCTGGAGCGATCCATCCCCCATCCATCGGCATCGGCGACGTGAGCGGGGTCCTCCCTTCCGCCACGTCCTGTTGCTTCCCTGGCCCTCCCGCCCGGCTTCTTACCGGCAGTGTGGAGGATGGGAACCGGAGTCACCGACCCGGAGGGCAGGAACCGGCTGATGGGATCACGCTCCTGACCATCTCCGGGCCCCATGCCCCGCCCGCCTTTCCCTCGCCCGCTTCATTCCCCCGCCCCCTCCCCTTTCGCGTCGTTTCCATGAGCCCAGTCGCCGCCAAGGCCAAAGCCGCCGTTCCCGAGATCCTGGCCACCGTCACCGCGAACGGCGACGTTCTGCCCATCGAACCGACGGCGGCGGCGGCCAGGAAGACCGCGGCGCGAGCCCGAACGGCCGCCCCCAAGGCTGGGACTGTCAGGCCTGCGGCCAAGGCCGGCTCCCGGTCAACCGCCAAGCCCGCGGCCGCCAAACCCGCCGCTGACAAGCCCGCGGCGGTCGTCCTTGACGACGGCTTCGACGGTGACGACGACCTTGCGGAGACCGGCGGCGACCTCCGCAAGGATGCCAAGGGCGCCAAGGCCTTGGCCAGCATCAAGGTGGGGCCGAAGGGCGTCTATACAGAGGATTCGATCCGCGTCTATCTCCAGGAGATCGGCCGCATTCGCCTGCTGCGGCCCGATGAGGAGATCGAGCTGGCCCGCAAGATCGCCGATCTGCTCGAGCTGGAGGAGAAGGCGGCTGAGTTCGAGGCCGACAAAGGCCATTTCCCCGATACCAAGGAATGGGCGGCGATCTTCGACATGCCGCTGATCAAGTTCCGCCGTCGGCTGATGCTGGGTCGTCGGGCCAAGGAGAAGATGGTCCTGTCGAACCTGCGGCTGGTCGTCTCGATCGCCAAGAAGTACATGAACCGGGGTCTGTCGTTCCAGGATCTGATCCAGGAAGGCAGCCTCGGCCTGATTCGCGCCGCCGAGAAGTTCGACCACGAGAAGGGATACAAGTTCTCCACCTACGCCACCTGGTGGATCCGCCAGGCGATCACCCGTGCGATCGCCGATCAGAGCCGCACCATCCGTCTTCCCGTTCACCTCTACGAGACGATCTCCCGGATCAAGAAGACCACCAAGACTCTCTCCCAGGAGTTCGGTCGCAAGCCCACCGAGGAGGAGATCGCCGAGAGCATGGAGATGACGATCGAGAAGCTCCGCTTCATCGCCAAATCCGCCCAGCTGCCCATCTCCCTCGAAACGCCCATCGGTAAGGAGGAGGATTCCAGGCTCGGCGACTTCATCGAAGCCGACATCGAGAATCCAGAGCAGGATGTCGCCAAGAACCTGCTGCGTGAGGACCTCGAGGGTGTGCTGGCCACCCTCAGCCCCCGTGAGCGGGATGTGCTCCGCCTGCGCTACGGCCTCGATGACGGCCGCATGAAGACCCTCGAAGAGATCGGCCAGATCTTCGACGTGACCCGCGAGCGCATCCGGCAGATCGAAGCCAAGGCCCTGCGCAAGCTGCGCCACCCCAACCGTAATGGTGTCCTGAAGGAGTACATCAAGTAACGCCCTTCCGTTTTCGGAGAATCAAAAACAGTTTGGCGACTGCATGGTCATCCTCTTCAGCCGCTCGCCCGGACTCCGATGAAGGAACACGATCCTCTGCTGCGCCTGACGGTTGTGCTGCCCACCTTCAACGAGTGCTCCAATGTGGAGCCCATCGTCGAGGAGCTGCTGCCCCTGAGAGACAGCTTCGACCTGGAACTGCTGTTTGTTGATGATGATTCCAGTGATGGAACATCGGAAAAGGTGCGGATGCTGGCCCACCGCCACGGTTGCGTTCGGCTCATCCGTCGCGTCGGCCGCTTCGGCCTCTCCAGCGCCATCAAGGAGGGGATTCTCGATGCCACCGGCGATGTGGTGGTGGTCATGGACAGTGACGGCCAGCATGAGCCCGCCTCGGTGGCCCATGCCGTCTCCGCCCTGATCGAGAGTGGCGGCGATCTCATGGTCGGCAGCCGCTTCCATCCCGACGCCAGCATCATGGGCCTGAGCGAACGGCGGGAGCGGAACTCCAACTGGGCGAACACGGTGGCCCGGTTCAGCCTGCCCCGCTACCGCCATCTGACCGACTACATGAGTGGTTTCTTCGCCCTCCGCCCCGAGCGTTGCCTCCCCTACGTGCGGCAGGTGGATGTCAATGGCTTCAAGTTTCTCTATGAACTGCTGGCCCTCAGCCACGGCCATCTGGCGGTGGCCGAGGTGCCCCTGAGTTTCCAGCCCCGCAGCGCCGGGGAATCGAAGCTCAACCTGGCGGTGATCTGGGATCTGGGGGTCTCGATCCTGCACACCCTGCTGCTGCGCATGGTGCCGCGGCGGGCCGTCAGCTTTGCCCTGGTGGGCGGCACCGGCATCGGCATCCACCTGCTGGTGTTCGCCCTCAGCCAGGACCTTCTGGGTCTCAGCTTCGAGCAGGCCCAGGTGGTGGCGGTGGTCAGCGCCGGCTGTTCCAACTACCTGATCAACAACGTGCTGACCTTCCGCTCCCAGCAACTGAGCGGCATCGCCCTGGTGTTCGGCCTGATCCGCTTCCTGCTGGTCACCTCCCTGGGGATGGCGGCCAACGTGGGGGTGTCCTCGGCGTTCTATCGGCAGGTCACCCCCCAGCCGCTGCTGGCCCTGCTGGCCGGGATCGCCGTCGACTTCGTCTGGAAGTACGCAGCGTCCTCCCGTTTCGTCTGGAACACGCCCTAGGGCCATCCGGCCCCGAGCCGGGGGACAGGACGGAGGGCCCTGGCCTTAACTTCCCCTTGATCACGTCGTCGACCCAGCATGGTCTCTGCTGCCCAGGGGGCCCGGCCGGAGGGTGTCCGCGCCCGTCGCCACAGGCAACTGGTCTGGGTGCTGAGCGGCCTCTGGCTGCTGCTGATCTGCTGGCTGGCCTTCTTCCAGGGCCTGGGCAGCGTCGGCCTGATGGACAAGACCGAGGCCCTGTTCGTGGAGGTGGGCCACCAGATGCT
This genomic stretch from Cyanobium gracile PCC 6307 harbors:
- the priA gene encoding replication restart helicase PriA; this translates as MPANSSPSPPGAAPPGWLEVWLEAGREGRAFTYANPSGLAIGVGDLVRVRLQGRPHTGLVVATAAACPSAMEGRSILAVEAVLESAAIDPLWQDLLEGVARQCHSGLFRTLKSALPPGWLGQSRRPPGQGRTLWTVRPNPAAVAASITPRQQALLDHLASHGGARLLRDLVQEAGFGRSLIGTMERRGLLLREAGRGPSRAGGAPGLTGGRAGAGSAPLENARPPSPAQAAAMAAIAEAPPGQNLLLWGVTGSGKTEVYLQAAARELAAGRSVLILAPEIGLIPQLLDRCRRRFGPAVIEYHSGMGDGERVVTWRRCLEAARHREPCLAVGTRSAVFLPLGQLGLIVLDEEHDASYKQESPMPCYHAREVARLRARQTGARLVLGSATPSLETWWRCQPRPGGQPADTRLLPLPERIGRRPLPPVRLVDMRQELEEGHRRLISRPLMARLETLQERGEQAVVLVPRRGYRSFLSCRSCGEVVQCPHCDVPLTVHRGPRAGGREGREWLRCHWCDHRQEMGDRCGHCGSTAFKPFGAGTQRVMEQLATELEGLRLIRFDRDTTRGRDGHRRLLERFAAGEADVLVGTQMLAKGMDLPRVTLAAVLAADGLLHRPDLRATEQCLQLLLQLAGRAGRGERPGEVLVQTYSPEHPVIRHLVDGRYAAFLAEELELRRQGGMVPFGRACLLRLAGPTPSGTATAAAALAERIRPAVEAAGWVVIGPAPAPVARVAGRSRWQLLLHGSSTGADGAADGVPEGQAALPLPPEADLRRALPTGVSLTIDPDPLEL
- a CDS encoding glycosyltransferase, yielding MKEHDPLLRLTVVLPTFNECSNVEPIVEELLPLRDSFDLELLFVDDDSSDGTSEKVRMLAHRHGCVRLIRRVGRFGLSSAIKEGILDATGDVVVVMDSDGQHEPASVAHAVSALIESGGDLMVGSRFHPDASIMGLSERRERNSNWANTVARFSLPRYRHLTDYMSGFFALRPERCLPYVRQVDVNGFKFLYELLALSHGHLAVAEVPLSFQPRSAGESKLNLAVIWDLGVSILHTLLLRMVPRRAVSFALVGGTGIGIHLLVFALSQDLLGLSFEQAQVVAVVSAGCSNYLINNVLTFRSQQLSGIALVFGLIRFLLVTSLGMAANVGVSSAFYRQVTPQPLLALLAGIAVDFVWKYAASSRFVWNTP
- the rpoD gene encoding RNA polymerase sigma factor RpoD, giving the protein MSPVAAKAKAAVPEILATVTANGDVLPIEPTAAAARKTAARARTAAPKAGTVRPAAKAGSRSTAKPAAAKPAADKPAAVVLDDGFDGDDDLAETGGDLRKDAKGAKALASIKVGPKGVYTEDSIRVYLQEIGRIRLLRPDEEIELARKIADLLELEEKAAEFEADKGHFPDTKEWAAIFDMPLIKFRRRLMLGRRAKEKMVLSNLRLVVSIAKKYMNRGLSFQDLIQEGSLGLIRAAEKFDHEKGYKFSTYATWWIRQAITRAIADQSRTIRLPVHLYETISRIKKTTKTLSQEFGRKPTEEEIAESMEMTIEKLRFIAKSAQLPISLETPIGKEEDSRLGDFIEADIENPEQDVAKNLLREDLEGVLATLSPRERDVLRLRYGLDDGRMKTLEEIGQIFDVTRERIRQIEAKALRKLRHPNRNGVLKEYIK